In Rhodococcus rhodochrous, a single genomic region encodes these proteins:
- a CDS encoding non-ribosomal peptide synthetase, giving the protein MTRSTALEDIVPLSPLQQGLLYLSTVAAPTGSVSDNTGTADPDAYTVQSVVRLSGAVDEGRMAASAQALLDRHPALRTCFRPRKDGRTAGLVVSGVENPWRSEDLSGLERAEAERRLEQIVEDDLHDWFDLTQPPLVRWTFVRFGADEVRLLLTAHHIVVDGWSSPILVRELLEIYAAGGSASGLPSVRPYRDYLAWLGRQDHEAARSLWREALDGVSEPSLVAPPGATRSSERCGELDVPVPDGLGAKLAELTRASGVTLNTVLQTAWAMLLSGLLGRGDIVFGATVSGRPPELAGVESMVGLFINTVPVRVRLDPAATVTDLLRRVQLEQSRTVDHQYLGLSDVQRAVGIGELFDTLTVFESYPVDRDALERAQRAGGVTITGVDGRDATNYPLVLTAGMSDRLVVKLDHRPSLIDADEAAALGARLVAILEALCTRPDAPVADLDVLPSSERERILGTWSTAPAAPSTGTVADLLAHRFTTDTDRPAVVCGEQESSFGELGAASARLARLLVDRGVRPDERVGLALPRTGAMVDAIVAVLTAGGAYLPLDPSYPADRLKHMITDAAPRLVITTEAVRASLGDVLDGADVLVLDAPDVESALSALPSAPLKDADRRAPLRPDHLAYVVYTSGSTGLPKGVAVTHANLADLHAAQTAGPMQAAGRAPRDGQWHVLLTYPFAFDSAVAALTWLFEGHVLHVLPDEYRADVDHIVDYVRTHGIDYVDTVPVLMNRLLDAGLLEPGGHVPATVTVGGEAVSAALWQRLAASDVVATNCYGPTECTVDATSARIAGETVTIGGPTPGTSVRVLDHWLRPVPTGVAGELYVAGNGVTRGYLGRNGLTATRFVADPHGPAGARMYRTGDVVRWTDDGTLEYVGRDDDQVKIRGFRVEPGEIETALTAHPAVRNAVVVPHTDDRGTTRLVGYIVGDGPDTAEVRAVLAGRLPDYMVPAVLVALPVLPLTTNGKIDRKALPEPDFSSLAGAGEPRTETERTLCATVADVLGLDRVGVHDDFFALGGDSIVSIQLVSRLRAAGLRVTARQVFELRTAAALAAACEAPAEEPRRARTAATGPVPVTPIVHESLASGSFDSLRRFTQSRVLVAPVGLREADLVAGVRALLAAHPMLRSRFTIGDSGPSWIVPEDLPEAATLVRRVDVSTTDQVSWSDVIAEASAEAVDALDPETGIMLRVVFLDPGPQQAGRIVVVAHHLVVDGVSWRILVPDLAGAVDATTRGETPAPEDTGTSFREWAEALVEAASSERITGSWPIWESALAVEGAPAVGSRLLDPQRDIVSTSASVEIDVPIDVTERILTTVPSALGIGTGDVLLAALALAVTDVCGGSALRVHLEGHGREEQVVPGADLSRTVGWFTSLYPVTVELVGDRALDGGDPLRAVAYATESLKRIPDNGIGFGLLRFLGDDRDRFAGYRAPEVMFNYLGRMTLGDTADAAWSAAPEVAALGGSVDPAMPLDHVLDVNAITEDGPDGPALSAVFTYATGALDADRARRIGQRWLAALRLLTDTVADGVAGAPVPSMLTASGLSVDEVLALHAENPDGIEDVVPLTPLQRGMYFLAGLDEPSGSGSVAEGVDVYTMQTDLALDGRVDARTMQRSVRALVDRHAVLRTGYRLGAAGEPIGVVRRTAEPRWEVVDLGDVEPGELDTRVAELLATDRARRFDLSAAPLVRFTLVVAGPSRARLLFTMHHLVSDGWSTPLLVQELLQIYAAGGSTAGLAPVAPFSDYLDWLGEQDVAAGVEVWRELLDGVDEPTLVAPSGTALRPEFPAELTVAVPDGLSRRLVEASRAYGVTVNGLVRTAWGLLVGSLTGRTDVVFGAIVSGRVPDVPGVESMIGLFINTVPVRVRTQAEESITDLVTRTHATQNRVMDHQYVGLADIQRAVGVGELFDTLLVFENYPVDRDALDAAQRDGGVRVGSVGGSDATNFPLVLVAGLEDELHLGLEYRTDLFTEDDATALGERLVRILDQLVTEKPRTVTQLDVLTAAERAGLRSEWSTTPAAPSSGAATVADLLARQITRTPHAPAVVADGTTLSFAELGRRSARLARLLVDAGVGPETVVGLALPRSEHMVVAIAAAISSGGVYVPMDPSYPQDRLAHIVSDSRPQVIVTVASVLGGIAPVAGDTRIVVLDDPDLQLDEFSTAPLTDADRLGALRPHNGVYVIYTSGSTGLPKGVAVTHANLLNLFESHRADLYVPTVAASGRDSVGVGHAWSFGFDASWQPTLWLLDGHTVHVFDEDTMRDPERMVAYTLEHELDFLEVTPSFLDRMLAAGLYESGHRPASVGFGGEAVNPASWQRLRELTDGRAFNLYGPTECTVDSLIGSVTDADTPCLGRAVHGAGAYVLDAMLRPVPMGVVGELYVSGAGVARGYLGRPDLTTVRFVPNPFADDGSRMYRTGDLVRRVRGADGRPVLEFLGRGDDQVKIRGFRVELGEVEAALTAVRGVRDAVVNAHTDTRGVTRLVGYVTPDGDVDPAVVRATVAERLPDYMVPAVVLVLDTFPVTANGKVDRKALPEPDFSSLVGTSAPRTGTERVLAGLVADVLGLERVGIDDDFFSLGGDSIVSIQLVSKVRAEGLWITTRQVIELRTVEALAAAIDIGSGQTRPAAVGDATGEVTVTPIVWDTLEQWTGLSRFSQARLLVAPVGVTLDTLRTAIEALVTAHPMLRSAFRVDDEGRPSWTVPETVPDLTGSVRRVDATGRDWGELFDEERENAYAALDPENGMMVQVVWFDFGPQQAGRVLIVVNHLVVDGVSWRILVPDLADAVEQAERGEPVTLSSSGTPFRVWADELAKAARSERITASWSAWQRAVDADEPMLGSRPLDPARDTVFSTRSTRVHLPVDVTERVLAADVVDDILLSALAVAVASVRGGDQVRIDLEGHGREEQVVPGADLSRTVGWFTSMYPVTVDLSEVDVASASRDTDAAGAALRAVARASRERPDNGIGFGLLRRLNPDFGHRFARYVPPAVVFNYLGRLTLGEASGSPWSGAPGAAAIGGSVDPDMPLDHVLQVDAITEDTPDGAVLECEFAAAADVVDADTLAEIARIWQDTVQVVVAARELTGTAR; this is encoded by the coding sequence ATGACCCGTTCCACTGCGCTCGAAGACATCGTTCCGCTCTCGCCGCTGCAACAGGGCCTGCTCTACCTGAGTACCGTTGCGGCGCCGACCGGCTCGGTATCCGACAACACGGGTACGGCCGACCCCGACGCCTACACGGTGCAATCGGTGGTACGACTGTCGGGCGCGGTCGACGAGGGGCGGATGGCGGCCTCCGCCCAGGCGCTGCTCGATCGTCATCCGGCGCTGCGCACGTGCTTCCGTCCCCGAAAGGACGGCCGTACGGCGGGTCTCGTCGTGTCGGGCGTGGAGAATCCCTGGCGTAGCGAGGATCTGTCGGGTCTCGAACGCGCCGAGGCGGAACGCCGGCTCGAGCAGATCGTCGAGGACGACCTGCACGACTGGTTCGACCTCACGCAACCGCCGCTCGTGCGCTGGACCTTCGTGCGGTTCGGCGCCGACGAGGTGCGCCTGCTGCTCACCGCCCACCACATCGTCGTCGACGGCTGGTCGTCGCCGATCCTGGTGCGCGAGCTGCTCGAGATCTACGCTGCCGGGGGATCGGCGTCGGGTCTGCCGTCCGTACGCCCCTACCGCGACTACCTCGCATGGCTCGGGCGCCAGGACCACGAGGCCGCCCGGTCGCTGTGGCGCGAGGCGCTCGACGGTGTGAGCGAACCGTCGCTCGTGGCACCGCCGGGCGCGACCCGCTCGTCGGAACGCTGCGGCGAACTCGACGTGCCGGTCCCCGACGGGCTCGGCGCGAAACTCGCGGAGCTCACCCGCGCAAGCGGGGTCACCCTCAACACGGTGCTGCAGACCGCGTGGGCGATGCTCCTGTCCGGTCTGCTCGGCCGCGGCGACATCGTCTTCGGCGCGACGGTCTCCGGCCGCCCGCCGGAACTCGCCGGCGTGGAATCGATGGTCGGGCTGTTCATCAACACCGTGCCGGTGCGGGTGCGGCTCGATCCCGCCGCGACCGTCACCGACCTGCTGCGACGCGTACAGCTCGAGCAGTCGCGCACCGTCGACCACCAGTATCTGGGCCTGTCCGACGTGCAGCGCGCCGTCGGGATCGGTGAACTGTTCGACACCCTCACCGTGTTCGAGAGCTACCCCGTCGACCGCGACGCCCTCGAGCGAGCCCAGCGCGCCGGGGGAGTGACGATCACCGGCGTCGACGGACGCGACGCCACCAACTATCCGCTGGTCCTCACGGCCGGCATGTCCGACCGGCTCGTCGTCAAGCTCGACCACCGTCCGTCGCTGATCGACGCGGACGAGGCCGCCGCCCTGGGTGCCCGCCTCGTCGCGATCCTCGAGGCCCTGTGTACCCGGCCCGATGCGCCTGTCGCCGACCTCGACGTCCTGCCGTCCTCGGAACGGGAACGCATACTGGGCACCTGGTCCACCGCACCCGCGGCACCGTCGACCGGCACCGTCGCCGACCTGCTCGCGCACCGGTTCACCACCGACACCGACCGACCCGCAGTGGTGTGTGGTGAGCAGGAATCGTCCTTCGGTGAACTCGGCGCGGCCTCGGCACGACTGGCGAGACTGCTCGTCGACCGCGGCGTGCGACCCGACGAGCGGGTCGGTCTCGCGCTTCCCCGGACCGGCGCCATGGTCGACGCGATCGTCGCCGTCCTCACCGCCGGAGGCGCCTACCTGCCGCTCGACCCGTCCTATCCCGCCGACCGGCTGAAGCACATGATCACCGACGCCGCACCGCGACTGGTGATCACCACCGAAGCCGTGCGCGCGAGCCTCGGCGACGTGCTCGACGGCGCCGACGTGCTGGTCCTCGACGCCCCGGACGTCGAGTCCGCACTGTCGGCGCTGCCGTCCGCTCCGCTCAAGGACGCGGACCGGCGCGCCCCGCTCCGCCCGGACCATCTGGCCTACGTCGTCTACACCTCCGGTTCCACGGGTCTGCCGAAGGGTGTCGCCGTCACGCACGCCAATCTCGCCGACCTGCACGCCGCACAGACCGCCGGGCCCATGCAGGCCGCCGGTCGTGCGCCGCGTGACGGGCAGTGGCACGTCCTGCTCACCTACCCGTTCGCCTTCGACTCGGCCGTCGCCGCGCTCACCTGGCTCTTCGAAGGCCATGTGCTGCACGTGCTTCCCGACGAGTACCGCGCCGACGTCGACCACATCGTCGACTACGTGCGCACCCACGGCATCGACTACGTCGACACCGTGCCCGTGCTCATGAACCGCCTGCTCGACGCCGGTCTCCTCGAACCCGGCGGGCACGTCCCCGCGACCGTCACGGTGGGCGGCGAAGCGGTGAGTGCCGCGCTGTGGCAGCGCCTCGCCGCGAGCGACGTGGTGGCGACGAACTGCTACGGACCCACCGAGTGCACCGTCGACGCGACCTCTGCGCGCATCGCGGGGGAGACCGTGACGATCGGCGGTCCCACCCCGGGGACGAGCGTGCGGGTCCTGGACCACTGGCTGCGTCCCGTGCCCACGGGAGTGGCCGGTGAGCTGTACGTTGCCGGAAACGGCGTCACCCGAGGCTATCTCGGCCGGAACGGCCTGACCGCGACGCGTTTCGTCGCCGATCCGCACGGGCCGGCGGGTGCCCGCATGTACCGCACCGGCGACGTCGTGCGGTGGACGGACGACGGCACACTCGAATACGTCGGGCGCGACGACGACCAGGTCAAGATCCGAGGATTCCGCGTGGAACCCGGCGAGATCGAGACCGCGCTCACCGCGCATCCGGCCGTGCGGAACGCCGTGGTGGTCCCGCACACCGACGATCGGGGGACCACCCGCCTCGTCGGGTACATCGTCGGTGACGGACCCGATACCGCCGAGGTGCGGGCCGTGCTCGCCGGCCGGCTGCCGGACTACATGGTGCCGGCCGTGCTCGTCGCTCTTCCCGTCCTTCCACTGACGACCAACGGCAAGATCGACCGGAAGGCGTTGCCCGAACCCGACTTCTCGTCGCTGGCGGGTGCCGGTGAACCGCGCACCGAGACCGAGCGGACGCTGTGCGCCACCGTCGCCGACGTCCTCGGCCTCGACCGCGTCGGGGTGCACGACGACTTCTTCGCCCTCGGAGGCGATTCGATCGTCTCCATCCAGCTGGTGTCGCGGTTGCGTGCGGCCGGGCTGCGCGTGACGGCCCGTCAGGTCTTCGAACTGCGTACCGCCGCCGCGCTCGCCGCAGCGTGCGAGGCACCCGCCGAGGAGCCCCGGCGAGCCCGGACGGCGGCGACCGGCCCGGTGCCCGTCACGCCGATCGTGCACGAATCCCTCGCGTCCGGATCGTTCGACTCGCTGCGCCGGTTCACCCAGTCGCGGGTGCTCGTCGCCCCCGTGGGTCTGCGGGAGGCGGACCTCGTCGCGGGCGTGCGGGCACTGCTCGCGGCTCACCCGATGCTGCGCTCGCGGTTCACCATCGGCGACTCCGGACCGTCGTGGATCGTGCCCGAGGACCTTCCGGAGGCCGCGACGCTCGTCCGGCGAGTGGATGTCTCGACCACGGACCAGGTCTCGTGGAGCGACGTCATCGCCGAGGCGTCGGCGGAGGCCGTCGACGCACTCGACCCCGAGACCGGGATCATGCTCCGCGTGGTCTTCCTCGACCCGGGACCGCAACAGGCCGGGCGCATCGTCGTCGTCGCGCACCATCTCGTCGTCGACGGCGTGTCGTGGCGGATCCTGGTGCCCGACCTCGCCGGTGCCGTCGACGCAACCACCCGCGGGGAGACCCCCGCGCCGGAGGACACCGGGACGTCCTTCCGGGAATGGGCGGAAGCGCTCGTCGAGGCCGCCTCGTCCGAGCGGATCACCGGATCGTGGCCGATCTGGGAATCCGCTCTCGCCGTCGAGGGGGCACCCGCGGTGGGAAGCCGCCTCCTGGACCCGCAGCGCGACATCGTGTCGACCTCGGCGTCCGTCGAGATCGACGTGCCGATCGACGTCACCGAACGCATCCTCACCACCGTGCCGTCCGCCCTCGGTATCGGCACCGGCGACGTGCTGCTCGCAGCTCTCGCCCTCGCCGTCACCGACGTCTGCGGCGGATCCGCCCTGCGAGTGCATCTCGAGGGTCACGGCCGCGAAGAACAGGTCGTGCCCGGCGCCGACCTGTCGCGCACCGTCGGATGGTTCACCTCCCTGTACCCCGTGACGGTCGAACTCGTTGGAGACCGTGCGCTCGACGGTGGTGATCCGCTCCGGGCCGTCGCCTACGCGACCGAGTCGCTGAAGCGGATCCCCGACAACGGAATCGGATTCGGTCTCCTGCGCTTCCTCGGCGACGACCGCGACCGCTTCGCCGGCTACCGGGCCCCGGAGGTGATGTTCAACTACCTCGGCCGCATGACCCTCGGCGACACCGCCGACGCCGCGTGGTCGGCCGCACCGGAGGTGGCCGCGCTCGGCGGTTCCGTCGACCCGGCCATGCCCCTCGACCACGTCCTCGACGTCAACGCCATCACGGAGGACGGACCGGACGGACCCGCGCTGTCGGCGGTGTTCACCTACGCCACCGGTGCGCTCGACGCCGATCGCGCCCGCCGGATCGGGCAACGCTGGCTCGCGGCACTGCGCCTCCTCACCGACACGGTCGCAGATGGCGTTGCCGGTGCCCCCGTGCCGTCGATGCTCACCGCGTCCGGACTGTCCGTCGACGAGGTGCTCGCGCTGCACGCCGAGAATCCGGACGGCATCGAGGACGTCGTGCCGCTGACACCCCTGCAGCGCGGCATGTACTTCCTGGCCGGACTGGACGAGCCATCGGGATCGGGCAGTGTCGCCGAGGGTGTCGATGTCTACACGATGCAGACCGACCTCGCCCTCGACGGTCGCGTCGACGCCCGAACGATGCAGCGCTCGGTGCGTGCACTCGTCGACCGGCACGCCGTGCTGCGCACCGGATATCGACTCGGCGCAGCGGGCGAACCGATCGGCGTCGTCCGTCGTACCGCCGAACCGCGCTGGGAGGTCGTCGATCTCGGGGACGTCGAGCCCGGCGAACTCGACACGCGGGTGGCGGAACTGCTCGCCACCGACCGCGCCCGCAGGTTCGATCTCTCGGCCGCACCGCTGGTGCGCTTCACGCTGGTGGTCGCGGGACCGTCGCGCGCGCGACTGCTGTTCACGATGCACCACCTCGTCTCCGACGGTTGGTCCACCCCGCTGCTCGTGCAGGAACTCCTGCAGATCTACGCCGCCGGCGGATCCACCGCCGGACTCGCACCCGTCGCGCCGTTCTCGGACTACCTCGACTGGCTCGGCGAACAGGACGTCGCGGCCGGTGTCGAGGTGTGGCGCGAGTTGCTCGACGGTGTGGACGAACCCACCCTCGTCGCGCCGTCCGGCACGGCGCTGCGACCGGAGTTCCCCGCCGAACTGACGGTCGCCGTGCCGGACGGACTGTCGCGGCGACTCGTCGAGGCGAGCCGCGCATACGGCGTCACGGTCAACGGACTCGTCCGGACCGCCTGGGGTCTTCTCGTCGGATCGCTCACCGGCAGAACCGATGTCGTCTTCGGGGCGATCGTCTCCGGGCGCGTCCCCGACGTGCCGGGCGTGGAATCGATGATCGGCCTGTTCATCAACACCGTCCCGGTGCGCGTCCGCACGCAGGCGGAGGAGTCGATCACCGATCTCGTCACGCGCACGCACGCCACCCAGAACCGTGTGATGGACCACCAGTACGTGGGTCTCGCCGACATCCAGCGTGCCGTCGGGGTCGGCGAACTGTTCGACACCCTGCTCGTCTTCGAGAACTATCCCGTCGACCGCGACGCCCTCGACGCGGCGCAGCGGGACGGTGGCGTGCGGGTCGGCTCCGTCGGAGGCTCGGACGCCACGAACTTCCCGCTCGTGCTGGTCGCGGGACTGGAGGACGAACTGCATCTCGGCCTCGAATACCGGACTGATCTGTTCACCGAGGACGACGCCACCGCACTGGGGGAGAGGCTCGTCCGCATCCTCGATCAGCTCGTCACCGAGAAGCCCAGAACCGTGACGCAACTCGATGTGCTCACGGCCGCCGAACGCGCCGGTCTGCGCAGCGAGTGGTCGACGACCCCCGCGGCACCGTCGAGCGGTGCGGCGACCGTCGCCGATCTCCTGGCACGGCAGATCACACGTACCCCGCACGCACCCGCGGTGGTCGCCGACGGCACGACACTGTCGTTCGCGGAACTGGGCCGGCGATCCGCGCGACTCGCGCGGCTCCTCGTCGACGCCGGGGTCGGGCCGGAGACGGTCGTGGGGCTCGCGTTGCCGCGGTCCGAGCACATGGTCGTCGCGATCGCGGCGGCGATCTCGTCGGGTGGCGTGTACGTACCGATGGATCCGTCCTATCCACAGGATCGACTGGCGCACATAGTGTCCGATTCGCGTCCGCAGGTGATCGTCACGGTCGCCTCGGTTCTGGGTGGCATCGCCCCCGTCGCAGGCGACACGCGGATCGTGGTGCTCGACGACCCCGACCTGCAACTCGACGAATTCTCCACGGCCCCACTGACGGACGCCGACCGGCTCGGAGCGTTGCGCCCGCACAACGGTGTGTACGTCATCTACACCTCCGGTTCGACCGGACTGCCGAAGGGCGTCGCGGTCACGCACGCGAACCTGCTCAACCTGTTCGAGAGTCACCGCGCGGACCTCTACGTCCCGACCGTCGCGGCGTCCGGACGCGACTCCGTCGGCGTCGGGCACGCATGGTCGTTCGGCTTCGACGCGTCCTGGCAGCCCACCCTGTGGCTGCTCGACGGACACACGGTGCACGTCTTCGACGAGGACACCATGCGTGATCCCGAACGGATGGTCGCGTACACGCTCGAACACGAACTCGACTTCCTCGAGGTCACCCCGTCCTTCCTCGACCGCATGCTCGCGGCGGGACTGTACGAGAGCGGACACCGCCCCGCCTCCGTGGGATTCGGTGGCGAGGCCGTCAATCCGGCGTCGTGGCAGCGACTGCGGGAGCTCACGGACGGGCGGGCCTTCAACCTCTACGGCCCCACCGAATGCACCGTGGACTCGCTCATCGGGTCGGTCACCGATGCGGACACACCGTGCCTCGGCCGGGCGGTACACGGTGCCGGCGCCTACGTCCTCGACGCGATGCTCCGGCCCGTGCCGATGGGAGTGGTCGGCGAACTGTACGTCTCCGGTGCCGGCGTTGCCCGCGGATATCTCGGTCGGCCCGACCTCACGACGGTCCGGTTCGTGCCGAATCCCTTCGCCGACGACGGCAGTCGCATGTACCGCACCGGCGACCTCGTCCGGCGGGTCCGCGGTGCCGACGGCCGGCCCGTGCTCGAATTCCTCGGGCGCGGCGACGACCAGGTCAAGATCCGCGGCTTCCGGGTCGAACTCGGCGAGGTGGAGGCCGCGCTGACCGCGGTGCGTGGCGTGCGGGACGCGGTCGTGAACGCACACACCGACACTCGTGGAGTGACGCGTCTGGTCGGCTACGTGACCCCGGACGGCGACGTCGATCCGGCGGTCGTTCGTGCCACCGTCGCCGAGCGCCTGCCCGACTACATGGTGCCCGCCGTGGTGCTCGTGCTCGACACCTTCCCCGTCACCGCCAACGGCAAGGTCGACCGGAAGGCGCTACCCGAACCGGACTTCTCGTCGCTGGTCGGCACCAGTGCACCGCGCACCGGCACCGAACGGGTCCTGGCCGGACTCGTCGCGGACGTGCTCGGACTCGAACGGGTGGGCATCGACGACGACTTCTTCTCCCTCGGCGGCGACTCGATCGTCTCGATCCAGCTCGTGTCGAAGGTCCGGGCAGAAGGACTGTGGATCACGACCCGTCAGGTGATCGAACTGCGCACCGTCGAGGCACTCGCGGCTGCGATCGACATCGGCAGCGGGCAGACCCGTCCGGCAGCCGTCGGCGACGCTACGGGCGAGGTGACCGTCACGCCGATCGTGTGGGACACCCTCGAACAGTGGACGGGTCTGTCCCGGTTCTCGCAGGCGCGACTGCTCGTCGCGCCGGTCGGGGTCACGCTCGACACCCTGCGGACCGCGATCGAGGCGCTCGTGACCGCCCATCCGATGCTGCGCTCGGCCTTCCGGGTCGACGACGAAGGCCGGCCGTCGTGGACGGTCCCCGAGACCGTGCCCGACCTCACCGGGTCCGTGCGGCGCGTCGACGCCACGGGCCGGGACTGGGGCGAGTTGTTCGACGAGGAACGTGAGAACGCCTACGCGGCACTCGATCCCGAGAACGGGATGATGGTGCAGGTCGTGTGGTTCGACTTCGGGCCGCAGCAGGCCGGACGCGTCCTGATCGTCGTGAACCACCTCGTGGTGGACGGCGTGTCGTGGCGGATCCTCGTCCCCGACCTCGCCGACGCCGTCGAACAGGCCGAGCGTGGAGAGCCGGTGACCCTGTCGTCGAGCGGCACACCCTTCCGGGTGTGGGCGGACGAACTCGCGAAGGCCGCCCGCTCGGAGCGGATCACCGCGTCGTGGTCGGCCTGGCAGCGCGCCGTCGACGCCGATGAACCGATGCTCGGTTCGCGCCCGCTCGACCCGGCACGCGACACCGTCTTCTCGACCCGGTCGACCCGCGTGCACCTGCCCGTCGACGTCACCGAACGGGTCCTGGCCGCGGACGTCGTCGACGACATCCTGCTCTCGGCCCTCGCCGTCGCGGTGGCGTCGGTTCGGGGCGGCGACCAGGTCCGTATCGATCTCGAGGGACACGGTCGGGAGGAGCAGGTGGTCCCCGGTGCCGACCTGTCGCGCACCGTCGGCTGGTTCACGTCGATGTATCCGGTGACGGTGGATCTGTCGGAGGTCGACGTGGCGTCCGCGTCCCGGGACACCGACGCCGCGGGCGCGGCGCTGCGCGCGGTGGCACGCGCGTCGCGGGAACGACCCGACAACGGCATCGGCTTCGGCCTGCTGCGTCGGCTGAACCCGGACTTCGGCCACCGCTTCGCCCGGTACGTGCCGCCGGCCGTCGTCTTCAACTACCTCGGCCGGCTCACGCTCGGAGAGGCATCCGGCAGCCCGTGGTCGGGCGCACCGGGCGCCGCCGCGATCGGCGGGTCGGTGGATCCGGACATGCCGCTCGACCACGTCCTGCAGGTGGACGCGATCACCGAGGACACCCCGGACGGCGCGGTTCTAGAATGCGAGTTCGCCGCCGCAGCGGACGTGGTCGATGCGGACACGCTCGCCGAGATCGCGCGGATCTGGCAGGACACGGTGCAGGTCGTCGTCGCCGCGAGAGAACTGACGGGCACCGCTCGATAG
- a CDS encoding phosphopantetheine-binding protein: protein MLDRTTVLADTARILDIDVDELDPSASLVDQGLDSVRLMALVEQWRSAGVEVDFVDLASAPDLEQWIALLTRG, encoded by the coding sequence ATGCTCGATCGCACTACCGTCCTCGCCGACACCGCCCGGATCCTGGACATCGACGTCGACGAACTCGACCCCTCGGCGAGCCTCGTCGACCAGGGACTCGATTCCGTCCGGCTGATGGCCCTCGTGGAACAGTGGCGCAGCGCCGGCGTCGAGGTCGACTTCGTGGACCTCGCCTCGGCCCCCGACCTCGAGCAGTGGATCGCGCTGCTCACCCGCGGATGA
- the entS gene encoding enterobactin transporter EntS: MAVFEKLLIDIDPLRTSREFRYLFTARVVSLFGLGFLIVAVPVQVYQLTGSTAQVAAVSAVIGVTTFGATFAGGVLADRYDRRNVIALARGTAGVAFALLAINAFLPEPQMWAIYVLAVVDGIAGGISATALMAVTPSLIPRDKLAAAGALMALTADLGSMIGPALGGVVIAAGGVGVAYALAAFTTAITTFCITRLPSLPPTHVAEESPLKSVVSGFRYAAHNRVVGQVLIVGFLAMLLSGWAVLIPEFADEVLGVGPSVVGLLYTAPAVGAVIGSLTSGWTGSIRRYGLVVYLLMAVSAAGLVGAGATGVLAVVLLGLAAHGFGDSLADVVRYATVQRNTSDEYRGRIAAVWGAQVTAGTSVGAVAAGVVASLVPISMALTVYGVAGVVIIAIMFVATPTLRRFEDAGDLEAVG, encoded by the coding sequence GTGGCCGTCTTCGAGAAGCTCCTCATCGACATCGACCCGCTGCGGACCAGCCGCGAGTTCCGGTACCTGTTCACCGCACGCGTCGTCTCCCTGTTCGGTCTCGGTTTCCTCATCGTGGCCGTGCCCGTGCAGGTCTACCAGCTCACCGGCTCGACGGCGCAGGTCGCCGCCGTCTCCGCGGTGATCGGTGTGACCACCTTCGGGGCCACCTTCGCGGGCGGGGTGCTCGCCGACCGGTACGACCGGCGGAACGTCATCGCCCTCGCTCGCGGCACCGCAGGCGTCGCCTTCGCGCTGCTGGCGATCAACGCGTTCCTGCCCGAACCGCAGATGTGGGCGATCTACGTGCTCGCCGTCGTCGACGGCATCGCGGGCGGGATCTCGGCGACCGCGCTCATGGCCGTCACCCCCAGCCTGATCCCGCGCGACAAGCTCGCTGCGGCCGGCGCGCTCATGGCGCTGACCGCCGACCTCGGCTCCATGATCGGCCCGGCGCTCGGCGGTGTCGTCATCGCCGCCGGTGGTGTGGGCGTGGCCTACGCGCTCGCGGCGTTCACCACCGCGATCACCACCTTCTGCATCACCCGCCTGCCGTCGCTGCCCCCGACGCATGTCGCGGAGGAGTCACCGCTGAAGTCTGTGGTGTCGGGCTTCCGGTACGCGGCACACAACCGCGTGGTGGGGCAGGTGCTGATCGTCGGGTTCCTCGCGATGCTGCTGTCCGGCTGGGCCGTGCTGATCCCGGAGTTCGCCGACGAGGTGCTCGGCGTCGGACCGTCGGTGGTGGGCCTGCTCTACACCGCGCCCGCAGTCGGAGCCGTGATCGGCTCGCTGACCAGCGGCTGGACCGGCTCGATCCGCCGGTACGGGCTGGTGGTGTACCTGCTCATGGCGGTCTCCGCCGCCGGTCTGGTGGGTGCCGGCGCGACCGGCGTCCTCGCCGTCGTGCTGCTCGGCCTCGCCGCGCACGGTTTCGGCGACTCGCTCGCGGACGTCGTGCGGTACGCGACCGTCCAGCGCAACACCTCCGACGAGTACCGCGGACGGATCGCGGCCGTGTGGGGCGCGCAGGTGACGGCCGGTACCTCCGTCGGTGCGGTCGCGGCGGGCGTCGTGGCCTCGCTGGTGCCGATCTCGATGGCCCTGACCGTCTACGGCGTGGCCGGTGTGGTGATCATCGCGATCATGTTCGTCGCGACCCCGACGCTGCGGCGGTTCGAGGACGCGGGCGATCTCGAAGCTGTGGGCTGA